The sequence TTCGACGTCGGGCAGCGAGATGTCCTCGGCGATGGAGTCGTAGGCGCAGGTCGGTCCGACGATCTCGACGGGCGTCGAATGCGGCGTGGTCCCATCGGGCTTGCCGACGGCCACGACGGGGTAGCCGACGCGCGACGAGCCGCGCGTGGTGAACATCGTCATGGCCGAGTCGACGGTGACGAAGCGCCGCTTGGTCGGAAAGACGGACTCCTTGACGTCCTGCACGGTGGTGAGCAATACCCCCGCGTTGGCGACGTGGAAGCCGCCCGTCTCGTACTGGATGATCGGCCGCGGACCCTCCGTCCAGCCGTCATCGAGCCCGGCGGCGAGCGCGGCGGCGTAGGCCTCCGGGGTCGGCAGGGGGTGCAGTGCGACGTCGTGGCCGTCCCCGGGTGTGGAGATGACGACGTGCTCCCCTGAGCGAAGTCCGCCACCCACGTCCAGACGCTCGACGGGGTCGCCGCGCTGCGCGAGCAGCCCGGCGAACTCGGCCATCTCCCGGACGCACTCGCGCACGTGCACGAGCTGGTGGTCGGGGGTGTAGTTCGCGCGGTACCCCGGGAAGCCCGCGTGGTGCGACAGACCGCGGAACTCGAGCCACGGACTCGCCTGGATCGCGTCGATGATCGCGATCGCCTCGCCGTTCGCGATGCTCGACCCGAACTTCGCCTCGGCCACGCGCAGCGTGCGCTCGTACGACGGATCGTGTTCGAGCAGCCGGCTGTAGGTCAGCTTGACCCGGACGACGCAGCTCACCCGGCGGCCGGCGCGTTCCGCGAGCTCGTCGAGCCGGTGCACCTCGGCCAGCGAGTCGACGTTGATCTGCCGCACGCCGGCGTCGACGGCGAGCGCGAGATACCCCGCCGACTTGCCGTTGCCGTTGAGGATCACGCGGTTCCCGGCGATCCCCGCCCGCAGGACCATCCGGAGCTCCCACTCCGACGAGCAGTCGAACAGGACGCCCTCGGCCGCGACCGTCCGCAGCACGCTCAGGTTGTTGTTGGCCTTCATCGAGTACGCGATCTCGACCGCGCCGAGGTGCGCGGCCGTGGCGTCGCGTAGCGTCTGCAGATTCGAGCGGA is a genomic window of Agromyces protaetiae containing:
- a CDS encoding diaminopimelate decarboxylase family protein, whose protein sequence is MSESSVIPLAHPAVPALRDVVPASIPLGPDGVTHIEGVSAARIAEQFGSPTWVVSRTQIRSNLQTLRDATAAHLGAVEIAYSMKANNNLSVLRTVAAEGVLFDCSSEWELRMVLRAGIAGNRVILNGNGKSAGYLALAVDAGVRQINVDSLAEVHRLDELAERAGRRVSCVVRVKLTYSRLLEHDPSYERTLRVAEAKFGSSIANGEAIAIIDAIQASPWLEFRGLSHHAGFPGYRANYTPDHQLVHVRECVREMAEFAGLLAQRGDPVERLDVGGGLRSGEHVVISTPGDGHDVALHPLPTPEAYAAALAAGLDDGWTEGPRPIIQYETGGFHVANAGVLLTTVQDVKESVFPTKRRFVTVDSAMTMFTTRGSSRVGYPVVAVGKPDGTTPHSTPVEIVGPTCAYDSIAEDISLPDVEPGDLLALLNQGAYAETTSTQFNGFPRPAVVMVDGDQAWLVRRREELADILAREVEEASR